In Monomorium pharaonis isolate MP-MQ-018 chromosome 3, ASM1337386v2, whole genome shotgun sequence, a genomic segment contains:
- the LOC105831281 gene encoding DNA polymerase epsilon subunit 2, whose protein sequence is MDNKYAHMIQTNFSLYGLVLSRELKVSLAKQLLKIPENKRESGLSRIIELILAQNLNDPHVRAEHIKIAIEEYLEPRKLKDTETVFNVIDGYDIPKLKYDISKEKFIIDNKNSYPETQYRSLVFKHRFELAWYKTLRHKQFLSSKFERQQTDKINLIPIEYLLSELRMGNVYVMGLITQLMEDQYYLEDTSGTVKIDLSETDFQDTFIMEGYIVIASGVYKDNVLYVKSINLPPIESSKSLRSDFNNANTFGGPHKISLKMSEKLRVHEWDNQDEMIVFIAELWLDVPHVLEKFNTVLNGYAAYPPIAFVLCGHFLSFSNITNVQALLIGFKNLVDIITQHRDVKESSKFVFVPGPHDLGSPKILPKPSLPKCIIEEVRKMLPNAIFTTNPCRIQYCTKEIVILREDMLTKMCRNALHFPKEEDFFKHFARAIISQSHLTPVPLQVVPIYWRYDHALQIFPTPDLIVIADNFKTYKTNYSDCYVINPGMFSKNNFLFQAYVPAINQIQDCQLPSDTNVA, encoded by the exons agagCTTAAAGTATCTCTTGCAAAGcaactattaaaaataccaGAAAACAAACGTGAATCTGGGCTCAGTCGTATTATAGAACTGATCTTGGCTCAAAACTTGAATGATCCACATGTTAGAGcggaacatataaaaattgctataGAAGAATACTTAGAGCCaagaaaattgaaagataCGGAAACAGTGTTTAATGTTATTGACGGATATGATATCCCAAAGCTCAAGTATGACatttctaaagaaaaatttattattgacaaTAAAAACTCATATCCTGAAACGCAATATAGATCATTGGTTTTTAAACATCGTTTTGAGCTGGCATGGTATAAAACTTTAAGGCATAAGCAATTTCTGTCTTCCAAATTTGAGAGACAGCAAACagataagataaatttaatacctatcgaatatttattaagtgaGCTTAGAATGGGAAATGTGTATGTAATGGGTCTGATAACACAATTAATGGAAGATCAATATTATTTGGAAGATACAAGTGGAACTGTCAAGATTGATCTCAGCGAAACA gattttcaaGATACTTTTATTATGGAAGGCTATATAGTAATAGCTAGCGGTGTTTACAAGGacaatgtattatatgtaaaaagtatCAATCTTCCACCAATAGAATCATCGAAGAGCTTGCGCTCAGATTTTAATAATGCGAATACATTTGGTGGTCcacataaaatatctttaaaaatgtcaGAAAAGTTACGAGTTCACGAATGGGATAACCAGGATGAAATGATAGTATTCATAGCAGAATTATGGTTGGATGTTCCACAcgtattagaaaaatttaacacagTACTGAATGGTTACGCGGCTTACCCTCCTATTGCTTTTGTATTGTGTGGCCATTTCTtaagtttttcaaatataactaATGTGCAAGCTTTGCTAATaggttttaaaaatttggttGATATAATAACACAACATAGAGATGTAAAGGAATCTtccaaatttgtttttgtaccTGGTCCACACGATTTAGGCTCTCCCAAAATTTTACCAAAACCTTCTTTGCCCAAATGCATCATTGAAGAAGTCAGAAAAATGTTACCAAACGCTATTTTCACTACAAATCCATGTAGAATACAGTATTgtacaaaagaaattgtaatattaagagAAGACATGTTAACTAAGATGTGCAGAAATGCGCTTCATTTTCCGAAAGAGGaggatttttttaaacat TTTGCCAGAGCCatcatcagccaatcacactTGACGCCTGTGCCTCTTCAAGTTGTTCCAATATATTGGAGATATGATCACGCTTTACAGATATTTCCAACACCAGATCTTATTGTGATTGCTGACAATTTTAAAACCTACAAGACTAATTATTCTGATTGTTATGTGATAAATCCTggaatgttttcaaaaaacaattttttgtttcaagcTTATGTGCCTGCCATCAATCAGATCCAAGATTGTCAGCTTCCAAGTGACACTAATGTTgcttaa